A portion of the Rubritalea squalenifaciens DSM 18772 genome contains these proteins:
- a CDS encoding phosphate ABC transporter substrate-binding protein encodes MKFKAITSALAAGLVLAASATAQTKLTVKGSDTLGAKMVPQLAEAYKAAGNNVSFEIAAEGSSTCFTNLLAGTADFGMSSRSVKASEKNKFASAGKELVEHVAGVDMIAVIVNEANGVKKLTKDQVAGIFTGTITDWSEVGGKAGEIKVYTRNTSSGTYKTFQKLAMNKKDYGKNSQKMAGNEQIAAEVAKDVNGIGYVGLAYVGRDGIAPAAVDGVLPTPEKADEYALSRNLYYYTVGQPAGEVKKFIDWATGTEEAAKIIEKVGFIGAPKK; translated from the coding sequence ATGAAATTCAAAGCAATTACCTCCGCTCTTGCAGCAGGCCTCGTTCTCGCAGCTAGCGCTACAGCTCAGACCAAACTCACCGTTAAAGGTTCCGACACCCTCGGTGCTAAAATGGTTCCTCAGCTCGCTGAAGCCTACAAAGCAGCTGGCAACAACGTAAGCTTCGAAATCGCAGCTGAAGGTTCTTCCACATGCTTCACAAACCTCCTCGCAGGTACAGCTGACTTCGGTATGTCTTCCCGCTCCGTTAAGGCTTCCGAGAAGAACAAGTTCGCTTCCGCTGGTAAGGAACTCGTTGAGCACGTTGCAGGCGTTGACATGATTGCTGTCATCGTAAACGAAGCCAACGGCGTTAAGAAACTCACTAAAGACCAGGTTGCTGGCATCTTCACAGGCACCATCACTGACTGGTCCGAAGTTGGCGGTAAGGCTGGTGAAATCAAAGTTTACACCCGTAACACTTCCTCCGGTACCTACAAGACTTTCCAGAAGCTTGCTATGAACAAGAAGGACTACGGCAAGAACAGCCAGAAGATGGCTGGTAACGAGCAGATCGCTGCTGAAGTTGCTAAGGACGTAAACGGCATCGGTTATGTTGGTCTTGCATACGTCGGCCGCGACGGTATCGCTCCTGCAGCTGTTGACGGTGTTCTTCCTACTCCTGAGAAAGCTGACGAGTACGCACTTTCCCGTAACCTCTACTACTACACTGTTGGTCAGCCAGCTGGTGAAGTGAAGAAGTTCATCGACTGGGCAACTGGTACTGAAGAAGCTGCTAAGATCATCGAAAAAGTTGGCTTCATCGGCGCACCAAAGAAGTAA
- a CDS encoding BNR-4 repeat-containing protein translates to MKITMLSQTMIIGGLCLTASLSSHADSARPLTEVEGAHEIKVNGGWCWYQGPRAIVTQDGQILFTTIAGDTFGGTDAGDLWISSWNPETGNLKHFELHDKFHRDDHDVAGLLERPDERILAVYGKHGQDTLQRWRITSNPHDITAWEKEESLNHGAAYTYSNVYQLSAENGRIYNFCRARGYNPNCSISDDNGKSWKYGWRLFSWKKDDLKDNPLYTGVDGCRPYLRYTSNNKDTIHFVTTEDHPRAYDNSIYHGYYKQGKLYNSAGEVVGSPGLSGDSELKPTSFTRVFEGGPEKVAWTVDIELDENEHPYTVFSVQLDGAKGRGQRLDQYGNDHRYYYARYDGKQWNVHQMAFAGTKLYTKESDYTGLVALDPQDPDTVIISTNAHPATGKALISSKDQKRHWELFRGKTSDQGKSWKWEAITRNSDTDNLRPLIPSNPGGKRHILWARGDMTTFTDYRLNICHLSEPR, encoded by the coding sequence ATGAAAATCACGATGCTCTCTCAAACAATGATTATTGGTGGTCTTTGCCTGACTGCCAGTTTAAGCTCCCACGCTGACTCCGCCCGCCCACTGACAGAGGTGGAGGGAGCCCACGAAATCAAAGTCAATGGAGGCTGGTGCTGGTATCAAGGCCCACGGGCTATCGTGACTCAGGACGGCCAAATTCTTTTCACCACCATTGCCGGTGACACCTTTGGCGGCACAGATGCCGGTGACCTGTGGATAAGCTCCTGGAATCCTGAGACAGGCAATCTGAAGCATTTTGAGCTGCACGATAAGTTTCACCGCGACGATCACGACGTCGCCGGACTACTGGAGCGACCGGACGAACGCATACTCGCCGTCTATGGCAAGCACGGTCAAGACACCCTGCAAAGATGGCGGATCACAAGCAATCCCCATGACATCACCGCGTGGGAGAAAGAAGAATCACTCAACCACGGCGCAGCCTACACCTACTCAAACGTTTATCAACTCTCGGCGGAGAATGGCCGCATCTACAATTTCTGCAGGGCCCGTGGCTACAACCCGAACTGCAGTATTTCAGACGACAATGGCAAATCCTGGAAGTACGGCTGGCGCTTGTTCTCTTGGAAAAAAGACGACTTGAAGGATAACCCGCTCTATACCGGAGTGGACGGATGCCGCCCCTACCTCCGCTACACCTCCAACAATAAGGATACGATCCACTTCGTAACTACAGAGGATCATCCACGCGCTTACGACAACTCCATATATCACGGCTACTACAAGCAAGGAAAGCTCTACAACTCAGCTGGCGAAGTCGTTGGCAGTCCTGGATTAAGTGGCGACAGTGAACTCAAGCCCACCTCCTTCACCCGGGTATTCGAAGGTGGACCAGAAAAGGTAGCCTGGACCGTGGACATCGAACTCGATGAAAACGAGCACCCTTACACCGTATTCTCGGTTCAGCTGGACGGCGCCAAAGGAAGAGGCCAGCGCCTCGACCAATATGGTAATGACCACCGCTATTATTATGCGCGCTATGATGGCAAACAATGGAATGTGCACCAGATGGCATTCGCTGGCACCAAGCTTTACACCAAGGAAAGTGACTACACGGGGCTGGTAGCCCTGGACCCACAAGACCCGGATACCGTCATCATCTCTACCAACGCCCATCCGGCTACAGGCAAAGCCTTGATTTCATCCAAAGACCAAAAGCGGCACTGGGAGCTCTTCAGAGGAAAAACTTCTGACCAAGGAAAATCCTGGAAATGGGAAGCCATCACCCGGAATTCCGATACAGACAACCTCCGCCCCCTCATCCCATCCAACCCGGGAGGCAAACGCCATATACTCTGGGCTCGCGGCGATATGACCACCTTCACTGACTACCGGCTCAATATTTGTCACCTGAGTGAGCCCCGCTAG
- the mfd gene encoding transcription-repair coupling factor: protein MRRSKAPEPGISQAMHHCPPDAWLGNLRPGTKQAIGPVADAAASFAISLIARAYNDKHPNRRVWVITELPRLRERIADEVPLWNVSAHLFHEISTSIQSSEIADPESLAERLAELHALTHDPTRAEIVLASEEMLEEAAPSEKDLKATRAILSVGQSLDIERFLGTLDEQGFEKVSQIHNRGQYAQRGGIIDVFTWQNPAPIRIELFDVEIESIRAFDLDTQTSRRKLDSIELPISDPNTSATIADFIHQNDLVISLGEDAHELSHIHLSPDAPIGNDGEADFTHALYGSPLGAFEAGDFVLQESKRHSFHQQIAEWRKDDWQIHLIFANNGEKERFAELMGASVFDSIETCKGDLAQGFTYPCAKLAVLSSAELFGRYQTQRAHRTTHLDHQRRARAQTNIEDINEDDLVVHSEYGIGRFESIETNEDGEEEIHIQYRDGAILSVPIDQSHLLSRYVGMGGKTPDLSKLGDNRWAKSRRAAEKSILDYAAQLLKIQAERNALPGTGHPPDTKWMWEFENSFRFTETPGQLEAIEDTKADMEAAKPMDRLICGDVGFGKTEVAIRAAFKCITGGKQAALMVPTTVLAEQHWRNFRERMSDYPIRVELLNRFRKPAEIRETLKGLANGSVDMVIGTHRLVSDDVVFKNLGLAIVDEEQRFGVRHKEKFKERMHGIDMLTLSATPIPRTLYLSLMGARDMSTIDTPPPNKVPVQTSICSYDERIIRAAIEREMKRGGQIFFLHNRVKTIDLMKKKLLDLVPDARIVVGHGQMDKDELEVVMRTFVNGDADILLATTIIESGIDIPNANTIIIDRADRFGLSDLYQLRGRVGRAGDKAYAILLLPGELIGGDARKRINAIKQYTALGSGFKIAMRDLEIRGAGNLLGTKQSGHIAAIGFDLYCQLLRQSIDRLKGNTVQARIDVTLRADFLTFNETEYSQANPDTNLPAFIPANYMTEPSMRIRAYKQLAETVSEKELKIIANSWQDQFGRHPVPVKNLLTATSLKIAAANAFITSVEIQGQRLMLTRNGNYIMLEGKRFPRLTESHPGKKLDEALSMLKLI, encoded by the coding sequence TTGAGGCGCTCAAAAGCTCCAGAACCTGGTATCAGCCAAGCCATGCATCATTGCCCACCCGACGCATGGCTGGGAAATCTACGTCCTGGAACCAAGCAAGCGATCGGTCCCGTGGCCGATGCCGCAGCCTCCTTCGCCATTTCCCTCATTGCCCGGGCTTACAACGACAAGCACCCTAACAGAAGAGTCTGGGTAATCACCGAACTCCCGCGCCTCCGGGAACGCATCGCCGATGAAGTCCCTCTGTGGAATGTCTCTGCCCACCTGTTCCACGAAATCTCTACTTCGATTCAATCGAGTGAAATAGCCGACCCCGAGAGTCTCGCGGAGCGACTTGCAGAGCTTCATGCCCTCACCCATGACCCCACCCGCGCCGAGATCGTTCTCGCTTCCGAGGAAATGCTTGAGGAAGCCGCACCGTCTGAGAAAGACCTGAAAGCAACACGAGCTATCCTAAGTGTCGGCCAGTCACTCGACATTGAGCGCTTCTTGGGGACGCTAGACGAACAAGGCTTTGAGAAAGTCTCCCAGATTCACAACCGTGGTCAGTATGCGCAGCGGGGCGGCATCATCGATGTCTTCACCTGGCAGAACCCTGCCCCCATCCGTATTGAACTCTTCGATGTAGAGATCGAATCCATCCGTGCATTCGATCTGGATACCCAGACATCCCGCCGCAAGCTCGACAGCATCGAACTACCGATTAGTGATCCAAATACCTCGGCTACCATTGCGGACTTCATCCACCAGAATGATCTCGTGATTTCCTTGGGGGAAGACGCCCACGAGCTCAGTCACATCCATCTTTCCCCGGACGCTCCCATCGGTAACGACGGTGAAGCCGACTTCACGCACGCTCTCTACGGCAGCCCCCTCGGCGCCTTTGAAGCCGGTGACTTCGTCCTCCAAGAATCCAAGCGTCACAGCTTCCACCAGCAGATCGCCGAATGGAGAAAAGACGACTGGCAGATTCACCTCATCTTCGCCAACAACGGGGAAAAGGAACGCTTCGCCGAACTCATGGGAGCCAGCGTTTTTGATTCCATTGAAACCTGCAAGGGAGATCTCGCTCAGGGCTTCACCTATCCCTGCGCCAAGCTGGCGGTACTCTCGTCCGCGGAACTTTTCGGCCGCTACCAGACCCAGCGTGCCCACCGCACCACACATCTCGACCACCAACGCCGAGCCAGAGCTCAGACTAATATAGAGGACATCAATGAAGATGATCTCGTGGTCCACTCCGAGTACGGCATCGGCCGCTTCGAATCTATAGAAACCAATGAAGACGGTGAGGAGGAAATCCACATCCAGTATCGCGACGGCGCGATTCTCTCTGTCCCCATTGATCAGTCCCACCTTCTGTCACGTTACGTGGGCATGGGTGGGAAGACACCCGATCTCTCCAAGTTGGGAGACAACCGCTGGGCCAAGTCTCGCCGTGCTGCCGAGAAATCCATTCTCGATTACGCCGCGCAACTGCTCAAAATCCAGGCTGAGCGCAATGCCCTACCGGGTACAGGTCACCCGCCGGATACCAAGTGGATGTGGGAATTTGAAAACTCTTTCCGCTTCACCGAGACGCCTGGCCAGCTCGAAGCCATTGAAGACACCAAGGCTGACATGGAAGCGGCCAAACCGATGGACCGCCTCATCTGTGGCGACGTAGGCTTCGGAAAAACCGAGGTTGCTATCCGCGCCGCCTTCAAGTGCATCACCGGCGGCAAGCAGGCTGCCCTCATGGTACCCACCACTGTTCTGGCGGAGCAGCACTGGCGCAACTTCCGCGAGCGTATGTCCGACTACCCGATTCGGGTCGAACTACTGAACCGCTTTCGTAAGCCTGCAGAAATCCGCGAGACCCTCAAAGGACTCGCGAATGGCTCGGTCGACATGGTGATCGGCACACACCGACTCGTTTCCGACGATGTCGTCTTCAAAAACCTCGGTCTCGCCATCGTGGACGAAGAGCAACGCTTCGGAGTTCGACATAAAGAAAAATTCAAAGAGCGTATGCACGGCATTGATATGCTTACCCTCTCAGCGACTCCAATCCCGCGTACTCTCTATCTCTCACTCATGGGCGCCAGGGACATGTCCACCATCGACACACCTCCCCCTAATAAAGTCCCTGTGCAGACATCCATCTGCTCCTACGATGAACGCATCATCCGCGCAGCCATTGAACGCGAGATGAAACGCGGTGGACAAATCTTCTTCCTTCACAACAGGGTCAAGACAATCGACCTGATGAAGAAGAAGCTGTTAGACCTCGTGCCGGACGCTCGCATCGTCGTCGGCCACGGTCAAATGGATAAAGATGAACTCGAAGTCGTCATGCGCACCTTCGTCAATGGGGATGCAGACATTCTGTTAGCCACCACCATCATCGAATCAGGCATCGACATCCCGAATGCCAATACCATCATCATCGACCGTGCAGACCGCTTCGGCCTGTCCGATCTCTATCAGTTACGTGGTAGAGTTGGCCGAGCAGGAGATAAAGCCTACGCAATCCTACTACTACCTGGTGAACTCATCGGTGGTGATGCTCGCAAACGCATCAATGCTATCAAGCAATACACAGCTCTAGGATCTGGCTTTAAAATCGCCATGCGCGACCTCGAAATCCGCGGCGCAGGAAACCTGTTAGGAACAAAACAATCCGGACACATCGCTGCCATCGGCTTTGACCTCTATTGCCAGCTACTGAGACAATCGATCGACCGCCTCAAGGGGAACACAGTCCAAGCACGTATCGACGTCACCCTGCGTGCAGACTTCCTGACCTTCAACGAAACGGAATACAGCCAGGCAAACCCGGACACCAATCTTCCAGCATTCATTCCGGCCAACTACATGACCGAGCCATCCATGCGCATACGGGCATACAAACAACTGGCCGAAACCGTCAGCGAGAAGGAACTCAAGATCATTGCCAACAGCTGGCAGGACCAGTTCGGCCGTCATCCAGTCCCTGTCAAAAACCTACTGACCGCGACTTCCCTCAAAATTGCCGCAGCAAACGCCTTCATTACCAGCGTGGAAATCCAAGGTCAGCGCCTCATGCTCACCCGCAATGGCAACTACATCATGCTGGAGGGCAAACGCTTCCCACGCCTCACCGAGTCCCACCCCGGCAAAAAGCTCGATGAAGCCCTCTCCATGCTCAAGTTGATCTAG
- a CDS encoding peptidoglycan recognition protein family protein: MSPRYITIHSTQNFSRGADAYRHSLALKNGKLRAPKRRGGNRIGYLVWHYTIDQSVAVQHLPTNEQGEHADFDGPGNNYSIGLEMCEHPGNSRTATVDRTAKLTAYLMHKYDIPLRNVVPHYHWKRKGLSRPHKNCPHFLLDNGRPGRKWAWFQGRVKHYYDQVGDSFPVASH, encoded by the coding sequence ATGAGCCCTCGCTACATCACCATTCACAGTACCCAGAACTTTTCCCGTGGAGCTGATGCCTACAGGCATTCTCTGGCTCTGAAGAATGGTAAGTTGAGAGCTCCAAAGAGACGAGGTGGCAACCGTATCGGCTATCTTGTCTGGCACTATACGATTGATCAAAGTGTAGCTGTCCAGCATCTGCCAACCAATGAGCAGGGTGAACACGCTGATTTTGACGGACCAGGTAATAACTACTCTATTGGCCTTGAAATGTGTGAGCATCCAGGAAACAGCCGCACAGCCACAGTGGATAGAACAGCCAAACTGACAGCCTACCTGATGCATAAGTATGACATTCCGCTGCGTAACGTGGTTCCCCATTATCACTGGAAGCGTAAGGGCCTCTCTAGGCCTCATAAAAACTGTCCTCATTTCCTCTTGGATAACGGCAGGCCGGGACGCAAGTGGGCTTGGTTCCAGGGCCGCGTGAAGCACTACTACGATCAAGTGGGGGACTCATTTCCGGTAGCCTCCCACTAA
- a CDS encoding YkgJ family cysteine cluster protein, translating to MMNKEIWYQCDRCGACCKWPGDVRVEDDEVDRIAEFLGMEVDDFIQQYTRLRMNRNGLSLIEKENHECIMLENGQCKIQPVKPFQCKGFPNRWNFPGWEKVCQAKPVPMQEAIERGLVEKGDLSANSETRGRDL from the coding sequence ATGATGAACAAGGAAATATGGTATCAATGCGATCGTTGTGGTGCTTGCTGCAAGTGGCCGGGGGATGTACGTGTGGAAGATGACGAGGTAGATCGTATCGCTGAATTCCTTGGGATGGAGGTGGATGATTTCATTCAGCAGTACACTAGGCTGCGTATGAACCGAAATGGACTCTCATTGATCGAAAAGGAGAACCATGAGTGCATCATGCTCGAGAACGGGCAGTGTAAAATCCAGCCAGTGAAGCCATTTCAGTGTAAAGGATTCCCGAATCGATGGAATTTTCCGGGCTGGGAGAAGGTTTGTCAGGCAAAACCTGTGCCTATGCAGGAGGCAATTGAGCGAGGTCTGGTGGAGAAGGGTGATCTCTCTGCAAATAGTGAAACGAGGGGGCGAGATCTATGA
- a CDS encoding sodium-translocating pyrophosphatase codes for MTEMYYLTPLTGIVGLVIAGLLLLTILKRSGGEGKVAEIADKIHRGAMVFMRREFKLIFAFAVAIAILILIFQDKAYATNQAIAFIFGCLASSFAGFVGMFTATKANVRTTLAAKEEGPASALSVAFFGGSVMGLTVAAMGLIGLGTLFWIFAGGEHKAHVADIMEGFAMGASLVALFYRVGGGIFTKAADVGADLVGKVEAGIPEDDPRNPGVIADNVGDNVGDVAGMGSDIFESYCGAQIATIAIAGAAAARVAETGGSALIDKLGASADKMDSLMYLPLALTTVGLFCSLLGILMVKLMSSKDPASALRIGTIGAAVIYIAAAFGVAGIFGLNTNVGIAVLCGAVGGIIIGLATEHYTGGQPVRDIAKQGETGVATIMISGLSVGLRSVAIPLITLAATIFISYSFAGLYGVGLAAVGMLGTVGITMAIDAYGPVADNAGGIAEMAAMGPETRKITDGLDAVGNTTAAIGKGFAIGAAGLAALALITAFIQKAEIPDFNLGDETVLSIFFVGLFLGGIVPFLNGAITMTAVGGAAFEMITEIRRQFREIPGLLEGKAEPETDKCVDIATKAATKKMILPALLAVGTPIIVGFGFNAIKPGYGAIALTGTLCGALLGCILLALMMSNSGGAWDNAKKYVEEGNHGGKGSDVHSACVVGDTVGDPFKDTSGPSMNIVINVMAIVSLVIAGLL; via the coding sequence ATGACTGAAATGTACTATCTTACCCCGTTGACAGGAATCGTCGGCCTTGTAATTGCGGGCCTCCTTTTACTCACGATCTTGAAACGATCGGGCGGCGAGGGGAAAGTGGCAGAGATAGCCGACAAAATCCACCGGGGAGCCATGGTCTTTATGCGGCGAGAGTTCAAACTCATCTTCGCCTTCGCCGTCGCCATCGCCATCCTGATTCTCATCTTCCAGGATAAAGCCTATGCCACCAATCAGGCTATAGCGTTTATCTTCGGCTGCCTGGCTTCATCCTTTGCCGGTTTCGTAGGCATGTTCACAGCCACCAAAGCCAACGTGCGTACCACCCTTGCAGCGAAAGAAGAAGGGCCCGCCTCCGCACTTAGCGTGGCCTTCTTTGGCGGCTCAGTCATGGGCCTCACTGTAGCAGCCATGGGCCTCATCGGCCTCGGCACCCTTTTCTGGATCTTCGCTGGTGGTGAGCACAAAGCACACGTGGCAGACATCATGGAAGGTTTCGCCATGGGCGCCTCTCTGGTCGCCCTCTTCTACCGTGTCGGTGGTGGTATTTTCACCAAGGCTGCCGATGTGGGTGCCGACCTTGTTGGCAAAGTCGAAGCAGGCATCCCTGAGGACGACCCACGTAACCCCGGCGTCATTGCTGATAACGTGGGTGACAACGTAGGTGACGTAGCGGGCATGGGCTCGGACATTTTCGAATCCTACTGCGGAGCTCAGATCGCCACCATCGCGATTGCTGGCGCTGCGGCAGCACGAGTAGCTGAGACTGGCGGTAGTGCCTTGATCGACAAACTTGGAGCCTCAGCAGACAAAATGGACTCACTGATGTACTTGCCACTGGCTCTGACGACTGTCGGCCTGTTCTGCTCACTACTCGGCATACTCATGGTAAAACTCATGTCCTCCAAGGATCCAGCCTCGGCCCTTCGCATAGGCACCATAGGCGCAGCAGTCATCTACATCGCAGCAGCCTTCGGCGTAGCTGGAATCTTTGGCCTGAACACCAATGTCGGTATCGCAGTACTATGTGGAGCCGTAGGAGGCATCATTATCGGCCTCGCCACCGAGCACTACACAGGTGGACAACCCGTGCGCGATATCGCTAAACAAGGAGAAACCGGAGTCGCCACCATCATGATTTCCGGCCTTTCTGTAGGTCTCAGGTCCGTAGCGATCCCACTCATCACCCTCGCAGCTACCATCTTCATCTCCTACAGCTTTGCTGGCCTCTATGGAGTCGGCCTGGCAGCGGTAGGCATGCTCGGCACCGTGGGCATCACCATGGCGATCGACGCCTATGGTCCTGTTGCCGATAACGCTGGCGGCATTGCCGAAATGGCCGCCATGGGACCCGAAACACGTAAGATTACTGATGGTCTGGATGCTGTCGGCAACACCACGGCGGCCATCGGTAAAGGCTTCGCCATTGGAGCTGCTGGCCTGGCTGCCCTCGCACTCATTACCGCCTTCATCCAGAAGGCTGAAATTCCCGACTTCAACCTTGGAGACGAGACCGTTCTCTCCATCTTCTTTGTGGGGCTGTTCCTCGGCGGTATCGTCCCCTTCCTCAATGGGGCCATCACCATGACGGCTGTAGGTGGAGCTGCCTTTGAAATGATCACTGAGATCCGCCGCCAGTTCCGCGAGATCCCAGGCCTCCTCGAAGGCAAGGCTGAGCCTGAAACCGACAAATGCGTGGACATCGCCACCAAGGCAGCCACCAAGAAGATGATCCTCCCGGCCCTTCTGGCAGTCGGCACACCGATCATCGTCGGCTTCGGCTTCAATGCCATCAAACCCGGCTATGGCGCCATCGCTCTGACAGGCACCCTCTGTGGAGCGCTTCTCGGCTGCATCCTTCTCGCCCTCATGATGTCCAACTCAGGCGGCGCTTGGGACAACGCCAAAAAGTACGTAGAGGAAGGCAACCACGGAGGCAAAGGCTCAGACGTCCACAGCGCCTGCGTGGTGGGTGATACCGTAGGTGATCCATTCAAAGACACATCCGGCCCATCCATGAACATTGTCATCAATGTGATGGCCATCGTTTCCTTGGTCATTGCTGGATTGCTTTAA
- a CDS encoding tetratricopeptide repeat protein: MRHLTLITLALASPITVSAQEPARALQADPANDYFARAQQLYETGRTAARPEDKAEFFQKAIPVLRDYIQRFPRHENTQAAYYYLADAYYETQQQDRAIPIFELIVRQYQKGRFVSAAAYRLAYANYSKKDFRNAARLFGITALNASQPEDQIRAAYFQAQCYILLEQNERALPILKDISKAETKSPYKDQAIMKIGHILLANKQYEDALASFQKLLAGEQPAPLKAEASFHAGLAAAALNMSKLAESLFQGTLSAKDSVWIPQAHIALLNLYYKNENYDALIKQAEQSNVELEPKMIAKQGVMVGRAFLRKKNYPKAVDYFLEIEQAVPGTDMAFEAGYFKLLSFFNMKGSRIVDQVDHFIQNYAVGRGTHKYIHQALFMKAETQYAAKNYKEAAKTYNSIDPKLIDELNLPSFLYKKAWCLAETDNHAGAAKSFSEFIDLDPDDPRTITAYAMRGESFLELDDRVNALRDFDMVIQKSPNTKLAAMALQNSAKIQRQAKQYQDMINRLSTLLKDYKDLPNQTIANANYWIGWGYYKLEQYAEAPPYLDKAIQLDKQSYGKQAVMLSILCHYSLKDLANLTKSVETADEIGLYDKVPLPVFRWLGSQYYNSGDFEKAASHLESGLEKGVPQKTPAIIWRLLTKSQLQSGNLEDALDSANKLLSIEKEDAYIVDAKLDKTNILLGLQRYGDAKMIGDEALQMRPTGKVKAGLLMAMGDISFQTNDFNEASKHYVLLVSNFENLDLHAEALYKLSQALDKAGKSKEASEYKKQLQQKYPNYKPAS, translated from the coding sequence ATGCGACATCTCACCCTGATTACTCTTGCCCTCGCCAGCCCCATCACGGTCTCGGCTCAGGAGCCTGCTCGCGCATTACAAGCAGATCCGGCGAATGACTATTTCGCCCGTGCTCAACAATTGTACGAGACAGGCAGAACGGCAGCCAGACCTGAGGATAAAGCTGAATTTTTCCAAAAAGCCATTCCGGTGCTCAGGGACTACATCCAGCGTTTCCCTCGCCACGAGAACACTCAGGCCGCCTATTACTACCTCGCGGATGCTTATTATGAGACTCAGCAACAGGACAGGGCCATCCCCATCTTCGAGCTGATCGTACGCCAATACCAGAAAGGGCGCTTTGTCTCTGCGGCCGCTTATCGCCTAGCCTACGCCAACTACTCCAAAAAAGATTTTCGCAACGCCGCACGTCTCTTTGGGATCACCGCCCTGAATGCCAGCCAACCGGAGGACCAGATCCGGGCCGCCTATTTCCAGGCCCAATGCTACATTCTTCTCGAGCAAAACGAACGCGCACTGCCCATCCTCAAAGACATCTCAAAAGCAGAAACAAAGAGCCCGTACAAAGATCAGGCCATCATGAAGATTGGCCACATCCTGCTGGCCAATAAACAATACGAGGATGCGCTTGCCAGTTTTCAAAAGCTGCTGGCAGGAGAGCAGCCAGCACCTCTCAAAGCTGAGGCATCTTTCCATGCCGGCTTGGCCGCTGCCGCGCTGAACATGTCCAAGCTCGCCGAGTCACTGTTCCAAGGTACACTCAGCGCCAAGGATTCCGTCTGGATTCCTCAGGCCCACATCGCCCTGCTCAATCTCTACTACAAGAATGAAAACTATGACGCGCTCATCAAGCAGGCAGAGCAGTCAAACGTCGAGCTTGAGCCAAAGATGATCGCCAAGCAAGGCGTCATGGTTGGACGCGCCTTCCTCCGCAAAAAGAATTACCCCAAAGCTGTCGATTACTTCCTCGAGATCGAACAGGCCGTTCCCGGCACAGACATGGCTTTCGAAGCCGGCTACTTCAAGCTACTCAGCTTCTTCAATATGAAGGGCTCTCGAATCGTCGACCAGGTGGATCACTTCATCCAGAACTACGCAGTCGGGAGGGGCACTCACAAGTACATCCATCAGGCTCTCTTCATGAAGGCGGAGACCCAGTACGCTGCAAAGAATTATAAGGAAGCCGCCAAGACCTACAACTCGATCGATCCCAAGCTTATCGATGAGCTCAACCTCCCAAGCTTCCTCTACAAGAAAGCCTGGTGCCTGGCCGAGACTGACAACCACGCTGGTGCAGCCAAGTCCTTCTCGGAATTCATCGATCTGGACCCGGACGACCCTAGAACCATTACCGCCTACGCCATGCGCGGCGAGTCATTCCTTGAACTCGATGACCGCGTCAACGCGCTGCGTGATTTTGACATGGTGATCCAAAAATCACCGAACACCAAGCTAGCCGCCATGGCTTTGCAGAACAGCGCCAAGATCCAGCGCCAGGCCAAGCAGTACCAGGATATGATCAATCGTCTATCCACCCTGCTTAAGGACTACAAAGACTTACCTAACCAAACCATTGCCAATGCCAACTACTGGATTGGCTGGGGCTATTACAAACTTGAGCAATACGCCGAGGCTCCCCCATACCTGGACAAAGCCATCCAGTTAGATAAACAAAGCTACGGCAAGCAGGCCGTCATGCTCAGCATCTTGTGCCACTACTCACTCAAGGATCTGGCAAACCTAACAAAAAGCGTAGAGACCGCCGATGAGATCGGTCTATACGATAAAGTCCCTCTCCCTGTCTTCCGCTGGTTAGGCTCTCAGTACTACAACTCAGGAGATTTTGAAAAAGCAGCCAGCCACCTCGAAAGCGGTCTGGAGAAAGGTGTTCCTCAGAAGACTCCAGCCATCATCTGGAGATTGCTAACCAAGTCTCAGCTGCAATCAGGAAATCTGGAAGACGCCTTGGATTCAGCCAACAAACTTCTCTCTATCGAAAAAGAAGATGCCTACATCGTAGACGCTAAACTCGACAAGACCAACATCCTGCTAGGACTGCAACGATACGGCGATGCCAAAATGATTGGCGACGAGGCACTGCAAATGCGCCCCACCGGCAAAGTCAAAGCAGGCCTGCTCATGGCTATGGGAGACATTTCCTTCCAGACCAATGATTTCAATGAGGCATCGAAACACTATGTTCTCTTGGTTTCTAACTTTGAAAACCTGGATCTCCATGCTGAGGCGCTTTACAAATTATCCCAAGCTCTGGACAAGGCTGGCAAATCCAAGGAAGCCTCAGAGTACAAGAAACAGCTCCAGCAGAAATACCCCAATTATAAACCTGCAAGCTAA